One region of Rhodocaloribacter litoris genomic DNA includes:
- a CDS encoding magnesium chelatase, which yields MSTQQHTQSLTSIRTLGELKASGYRVLSVKDELRKNLIARLQCGEEVFPGILGFDRTVIPQIQNAILGRHDFILLGLRGQAKSRIIRMIPSLLDEYIPVVAGSELNDNPFAPISKYARDLVAERGDETPIAWLHRSKRYGEKLATPDTTIADLIGDIDPIKAAHHRLTYADEEVIHFGIIPRTNRGIFAINELPDLQPRIQVGLLNIMEEQDIQIRGFNVRFPLDVLMIFTANPEDYTNRGNIITPLKDRIDSQIITHYPKDLETGIAITRQEAWEARDGLAPRVHVPHYFREIIEQIAFEARQSEYVDQKSGVSVRMTRAALEDLISAAERRALLAGEAETTARISDLIHVEPAVTGKIELVYEGEQEGAQNVARLLIGRAVKAIFPRYFPDPSDKRTGRAPYEKVLAWFAGGRHVTLRPDMPFADYAKALDAVDGLREVVRRFTDPKTPAETASAMEFVLEALHQNSLIGKDLLESEQTYSDIMGSMLSSLGNLDDDDEDDDGFDDEDDFYRRYR from the coding sequence ATGAGCACGCAGCAGCACACGCAATCCCTGACGAGCATTCGCACCCTGGGCGAGTTGAAGGCGTCCGGCTACCGGGTCCTTTCGGTCAAGGACGAACTGCGCAAAAACCTGATTGCCCGGCTGCAGTGCGGTGAGGAGGTCTTCCCCGGTATCCTCGGCTTCGACCGCACCGTCATCCCGCAGATCCAGAACGCCATCCTGGGGCGACACGACTTCATCCTGCTGGGCCTGCGGGGCCAGGCCAAAAGCCGCATCATCCGGATGATCCCCTCGCTCCTGGACGAGTACATCCCCGTCGTCGCGGGCAGCGAGCTCAACGACAACCCGTTCGCCCCCATCTCCAAGTACGCCCGCGACCTGGTGGCCGAGCGGGGCGACGAAACCCCCATCGCCTGGCTGCACCGCTCCAAGCGCTACGGCGAGAAGCTGGCCACGCCGGACACCACCATCGCCGACCTCATCGGCGACATCGACCCGATCAAGGCCGCCCACCACCGCCTCACCTATGCCGACGAGGAAGTCATCCACTTCGGCATCATCCCCCGCACCAACCGCGGTATCTTCGCCATCAACGAGCTGCCCGACCTCCAGCCCCGCATCCAGGTGGGCCTGCTCAACATCATGGAGGAGCAGGACATCCAGATCCGCGGCTTCAACGTCCGCTTCCCGCTCGACGTGCTGATGATCTTCACGGCCAACCCGGAGGACTACACCAACCGGGGCAACATCATCACGCCGCTCAAGGACCGCATCGACAGCCAGATCATCACCCACTACCCGAAGGACCTCGAGACGGGCATCGCCATCACCCGGCAGGAGGCCTGGGAGGCACGGGACGGCCTCGCCCCCCGGGTGCACGTGCCGCACTATTTCCGCGAAATCATCGAACAGATCGCCTTCGAGGCGCGGCAGAGCGAGTACGTGGACCAGAAGTCGGGCGTGTCGGTGCGCATGACGCGGGCGGCGCTGGAGGACCTGATCTCCGCCGCCGAGCGCCGTGCCCTGCTCGCCGGCGAGGCCGAGACGACGGCCCGCATCAGCGACCTGATCCACGTCGAGCCCGCCGTCACGGGCAAGATCGAGCTGGTCTACGAAGGCGAGCAGGAGGGGGCGCAGAACGTGGCGCGGCTGCTCATCGGGCGGGCCGTCAAGGCCATCTTCCCCCGCTACTTTCCCGACCCGTCGGACAAGCGGACCGGCCGCGCGCCCTATGAGAAGGTGCTGGCCTGGTTCGCCGGCGGGCGGCACGTCACCCTTCGTCCGGACATGCCGTTCGCCGACTACGCGAAGGCGCTCGACGCCGTCGACGGGCTGCGCGAGGTGGTCCGCCGTTTCACCGATCCGAAAACGCCCGCCGAGACGGCCTCCGCCATGGAGTTCGTCCTCGAAGCCCTGCACCAGAACTCGCTCATCGGGAAAGACCTGCTGGAGAGCGAGCAGACCTACAGCGACATCATGGGCTCGATGCTCTCCTCCCTGGGCAACCTGGACGACGACGACGAGGACGACGACGGCTTCGACGACGAGGACGACTTCTACCGGCGATACCGGTGA
- the infA gene encoding translation initiation factor IF-1 yields MAKQAPIKQEGFVTEALPNAQFRVELDNGHTILGFLSGKMRKYFIRILPGDRVDVEMSPYDLTKGRIVYRYKG; encoded by the coding sequence ATGGCCAAGCAAGCACCCATCAAGCAAGAAGGATTCGTCACCGAGGCCCTGCCCAACGCCCAGTTCCGCGTCGAACTCGACAACGGGCACACCATCCTGGGTTTTCTCTCGGGCAAGATGCGCAAGTACTTCATCCGCATCCTCCCGGGCGACCGCGTGGACGTCGAGATGTCCCCGTACGACCTGACGAAAGGACGCATCGTGTACCGGTACAAGGGCTGA
- a CDS encoding DUF5615 family PIN-like protein, protein MKFLVDAQLPHRLSLQLRALGHDAVHTLDLPLGNRTPDAELNRLSMREERVLITKDTDFVDSLIVKGVPHKLLLVATGNIPNAELERLFLRNLETLITGFADHVFIEIDREAIRFHF, encoded by the coding sequence ATGAAATTTCTGGTCGATGCCCAGCTTCCTCACCGACTCAGCCTTCAGCTCCGTGCCCTGGGGCACGACGCGGTGCATACGCTGGACCTGCCGCTCGGTAACCGCACCCCGGATGCAGAACTCAATCGGCTTTCGATGCGTGAGGAACGTGTCCTGATTACGAAAGACACCGACTTCGTCGACTCCCTGATCGTGAAAGGTGTACCCCACAAGCTGTTGCTCGTCGCCACAGGTAACATCCCGAATGCTGAGTTGGAGCGGCTATTTCTCCGGAACCTCGAAACGCTGATTACCGGCTTTGCCGATCATGTGTTCATCGAGATCGACCGCGAAGCCATTCGTTTCCACTTTTGA
- a CDS encoding DUF433 domain-containing protein has protein sequence MTPVTVYQVSKTMALERITIDPAICHGKPCVRGLRYPVETILELLSSGMTPQEILADYEDLEYEDILAVLAYAARLSQIKRVQAVAA, from the coding sequence ATGACGCCAGTCACTGTATACCAAGTTTCTAAAACAATGGCCCTTGAGCGCATCACCATAGATCCTGCGATCTGTCACGGCAAACCCTGTGTACGGGGTTTGCGCTATCCCGTCGAGACCATTCTCGAATTGCTTAGCTCCGGTATGACGCCCCAGGAAATTCTGGCCGACTACGAAGATCTCGAATATGAAGATATTCTGGCCGTGCTGGCCTATGCGGCGCGGCTCAGCCAGATCAAACGCGTGCAGGCGGTAGCGGCATGA
- a CDS encoding helix-turn-helix domain-containing protein has product MPASSSPGDPLLTLKQAAARLSVHPTTLRRWADQGAIPVVVTPGGHRRFPRSAVEQLRIQRRGDTGEPVGKALAERALTHTRAEIAGHRDERWLAELDEHDREEKRLLGQRVMGLMMQYISLEGDDGADLLAEARALGHVYAESARHSGLSLTEAIQATLFFRDQIVESAIMLPETTRGRTTTNRRLLRRINTFLNTIQLAITEAYER; this is encoded by the coding sequence ATGCCTGCCTCCTCTTCTCCCGGTGATCCGCTCCTGACGCTGAAGCAGGCGGCCGCGCGGCTGAGCGTCCACCCGACGACGCTGCGCCGCTGGGCGGACCAGGGGGCCATCCCGGTGGTCGTCACGCCGGGCGGGCACCGGCGTTTCCCGCGCTCGGCCGTCGAGCAGCTGCGCATCCAGCGGCGGGGCGACACGGGCGAGCCGGTGGGCAAGGCCCTGGCCGAGCGGGCCCTGACGCACACCCGCGCCGAGATCGCCGGGCACCGCGACGAGCGCTGGCTGGCCGAACTCGACGAGCACGACCGGGAGGAGAAACGCCTCCTCGGCCAGCGCGTGATGGGCCTGATGATGCAGTACATCTCGCTCGAAGGCGACGACGGCGCCGACCTGCTCGCAGAGGCGCGCGCGCTGGGCCACGTCTACGCCGAGAGCGCCCGGCATTCGGGCCTGAGCCTGACAGAGGCCATCCAGGCCACCCTGTTCTTCCGGGATCAGATCGTGGAGTCGGCCATCATGTTGCCGGAGACCACCCGAGGTCGCACCACCACGAACCGCCGCCTGCTTCGCCGGATCAACACCTTCCTCAACACCATCCAGCTCGCCATCACCGAAGCGTACGAGCGCTGA
- a CDS encoding GNAT family N-acetyltransferase: protein MPAFRLRPATPDDAGTLVDLIRGLAEYERLSHEARPDAGALRRQLAPEATPPLEAFIAEDEEGRALGFALYFYHYSTFLTAWGLYLEDLYVVPEARGQGIGFALLKRLAEVAVERGCPRLEWSVLDWNETAIRFYEKLGARPMDDWTTMRLTGPALEHLGRPAEPRATPAG from the coding sequence ATGCCCGCTTTTCGCCTGCGCCCCGCCACGCCGGACGACGCCGGCACCCTGGTCGACCTGATCCGGGGGCTGGCCGAATACGAACGCCTCTCGCACGAGGCACGACCCGACGCCGGCGCCCTCCGCCGCCAGCTTGCACCGGAGGCCACGCCCCCCCTCGAAGCCTTCATCGCCGAGGACGAGGAGGGCAGGGCCCTCGGTTTTGCCCTGTATTTCTACCACTACTCGACGTTCTTGACCGCCTGGGGGCTGTACCTGGAGGACCTCTACGTCGTGCCTGAAGCCCGGGGACAGGGCATCGGCTTCGCCCTGTTGAAACGCCTGGCCGAGGTCGCCGTCGAACGGGGGTGCCCCCGCCTCGAATGGAGCGTGCTGGACTGGAACGAGACGGCGATCCGCTTCTACGAAAAGCTGGGCGCCCGCCCAATGGACGACTGGACGACGATGCGCCTGACGGGCCCGGCGCTCGAACACCTGGGCCGGCCTGCGGAGCCGCGCGCAACCCCGGCCGGCTGA
- a CDS encoding pneumococcal-type histidine triad protein, translating to MRKPLRWALLAVVLAFFGLVLADSMGVFDDRPYFEVPHGNHTHYVPKDCDPPLSPGDAPTRPPGPGERINCQGQIVPE from the coding sequence ATGCGTAAACCGCTTCGCTGGGCGCTTCTCGCCGTCGTTCTGGCCTTCTTTGGCCTGGTGCTGGCCGACTCGATGGGGGTCTTCGACGACCGGCCCTACTTCGAGGTCCCCCACGGCAATCATACCCACTATGTGCCAAAGGACTGTGACCCGCCGCTGAGCCCGGGTGATGCCCCGACGCGGCCGCCGGGGCCGGGTGAGCGGATCAACTGCCAGGGGCAGATCGTGCCGGAATGA
- a CDS encoding TonB-dependent receptor: MPDDAGRRWRGFPVLLVVLLGLPVPAYGQWGRLSGRVSDGRDDRPLAGVHVFVEDAAGARNGTTTDAGGFFRLAGLRPGRYVFTASFIGYDSYTDTLTFTFGQERHLAVRLMPATTELEEIVVETEQRPDRRQAGLTTIPPSALARVPLPDVTYDLAGYLLTLPGFVAPGDRGGQLFVRGGTPTQNLVLLDGMTIYQPFHIVGFYSAFPADIVAYADVYAGGFGARYGNRISSVIDVGTRNGNKQRITGAVSLAPFLSTLRLELPLVRNRVSVLASVRESVIERISPELLGRELPFRFGDRFLKFHAFLNQTSSFSATLLQTFDEGNIAGAADTGQRFSVWRNRAYGARYLYLPAESAVMTQAAVYGSRLQSRYRLTSDDERHADVEHFNAEILFAYLLGSTQLHFGLFGGSTRFDFDLGGGVPARRENVTSGGAFLEARLEPSRRLRLEPGLRLEAFSSGTDPTLGPRLRLRWLPRGSASRQQFNLAWGLYHQQTVGFTNEQDVTDVFTAWTATPARNGIPRAMHVIAGWQRRLAPWLELSLEAYVKDLKNLSFPRFSTTLNELEGFTRVDGLARGLDVRLELARPALYAMLAYGLAAVTYEGPLRDPATERFAPPHDRRHQIHALVEVTRGAYRLTLLWQFGSGLPFTQIDGYYERLPITDPDDRTALTRRGTTFVARGEPYRARLPAYHRLDVALRRTFTFARAAATLQLGLVNAYDRANIFQYNTFSGERVDQLPLIPSLGLKVELP; the protein is encoded by the coding sequence ATGCCGGACGATGCCGGGCGACGGTGGCGGGGCTTCCCGGTCCTGCTGGTCGTCCTGCTGGGCCTGCCCGTGCCGGCCTACGGCCAGTGGGGTCGCCTTTCCGGCCGGGTCAGCGACGGGCGCGACGACCGGCCGCTGGCCGGGGTCCACGTCTTCGTCGAAGACGCCGCCGGCGCCCGCAACGGCACCACCACCGACGCCGGAGGCTTCTTCCGGCTCGCCGGCCTCCGGCCCGGCCGCTACGTCTTCACCGCCTCGTTCATCGGCTACGACAGCTACACCGACACGCTCACGTTCACGTTCGGCCAGGAACGGCACCTGGCGGTGCGCCTGATGCCGGCGACGACGGAACTGGAAGAGATCGTCGTCGAGACGGAGCAGCGGCCGGATCGCCGGCAGGCCGGGCTGACGACGATCCCCCCGTCGGCCCTGGCCCGGGTGCCCCTGCCGGACGTGACGTACGACCTGGCCGGCTACCTGCTGACGTTGCCCGGCTTCGTCGCCCCCGGCGACCGGGGCGGGCAGCTCTTCGTGCGCGGTGGAACCCCCACGCAGAACCTCGTTCTGCTCGACGGGATGACGATCTACCAGCCGTTTCACATCGTCGGCTTCTACAGCGCCTTTCCGGCCGACATCGTGGCCTACGCCGACGTGTACGCCGGCGGCTTCGGGGCGCGCTACGGCAATCGTATCTCGTCGGTGATCGACGTCGGCACCCGCAACGGCAACAAACAGCGCATCACCGGGGCCGTCTCCCTGGCGCCTTTCCTGAGCACCCTCCGCCTGGAACTCCCGCTGGTGCGCAACCGGGTCTCGGTGCTGGCCTCCGTCCGGGAATCGGTCATCGAGCGGATCTCCCCGGAACTGCTCGGCCGGGAACTGCCGTTCCGCTTCGGCGACCGTTTCCTCAAGTTCCACGCCTTTCTGAACCAGACCAGCAGCTTCTCCGCCACGCTCCTGCAAACCTTCGACGAGGGGAACATTGCCGGTGCCGCCGATACCGGGCAACGCTTTTCGGTCTGGCGCAACCGGGCCTATGGCGCCCGCTACCTGTACCTGCCCGCCGAGTCCGCCGTCATGACGCAGGCGGCCGTCTACGGCTCCCGCCTGCAAAGCCGGTACCGCCTCACCTCCGACGACGAACGCCACGCCGACGTGGAGCACTTCAACGCGGAGATCCTCTTTGCCTACCTGCTCGGCAGCACCCAGCTGCATTTCGGCCTCTTCGGCGGCTCCACCCGGTTCGACTTCGACCTCGGCGGCGGGGTCCCGGCCCGCCGGGAAAACGTCACCTCGGGCGGTGCTTTCCTGGAGGCGCGGCTCGAGCCGAGCCGGCGGCTTCGGCTCGAGCCCGGCCTGCGCCTGGAAGCCTTCTCCTCGGGCACCGATCCCACACTCGGCCCCCGCCTGCGCCTGCGCTGGCTGCCCCGCGGCAGCGCCAGCCGGCAACAGTTCAACCTGGCCTGGGGCCTCTACCACCAGCAAACCGTGGGCTTCACCAACGAACAGGACGTGACGGACGTCTTCACCGCCTGGACCGCCACCCCCGCCCGCAACGGCATCCCCCGGGCCATGCACGTCATCGCCGGCTGGCAGCGACGGCTGGCGCCCTGGCTCGAGCTCTCGCTCGAAGCGTACGTCAAGGACCTGAAAAACCTGTCTTTCCCCCGCTTCTCGACCACCCTGAACGAGCTGGAAGGCTTCACCCGGGTGGACGGCCTCGCCCGCGGGCTGGACGTGCGGCTGGAACTGGCCCGGCCCGCCCTCTATGCCATGCTCGCCTACGGCCTGGCCGCCGTCACCTACGAGGGACCGCTCCGCGACCCGGCCACCGAGCGCTTCGCCCCCCCGCATGACCGGCGTCACCAGATCCACGCGCTCGTGGAGGTGACCCGGGGCGCGTACCGCCTCACCCTCCTCTGGCAGTTCGGCTCGGGCCTGCCCTTCACCCAGATCGACGGCTACTACGAACGGCTGCCGATCACCGACCCGGACGACCGCACCGCCCTGACCCGCCGCGGCACGACGTTCGTCGCACGCGGCGAGCCGTACCGCGCCCGCCTGCCCGCCTACCACCGCCTCGACGTCGCCCTCCGGCGCACGTTCACGTTCGCCCGCGCCGCGGCCACGCTCCAGCTCGGCCTCGTCAATGCCTACGACCGGGCCAACATCTTCCAGTACAACACCTTCTCCGGAGAACGGGTCGACCAGCTCCCGCTCATCCCGTCGCTGGGCCTGAAGGTGGAACTGCCATGA
- a CDS encoding DUF4249 family protein, with amino-acid sequence MRCPRLIVPFALALAVLAAACENEIAPLRDDPSTFFAVHGFLDTGADTQFVRVDALRATVRPDPGPALDADVASTHLQTGLTTPWRDSLVALVDGGLAHLFHARFRPVPGGTYRLAVTRSDGARTEARVTVPPVPDVLAETIETGTGSLTQQVTLLDVSCPVENVRLTYRLASARTGAVQPLTIEYGDAGHPHDQGWQLQILLSRDRDLLLRRFQRIDDADTTILFLGLQMDFSLPSPEWANPDESPNITGGYGFFGAVGRYAVAWPLEAATVEALGFIDRQTTP; translated from the coding sequence ATGAGATGCCCCCGCCTCATCGTGCCGTTTGCGCTCGCGCTCGCCGTCCTCGCAGCGGCCTGCGAGAACGAGATCGCCCCCCTGCGCGACGACCCGAGCACGTTCTTTGCCGTGCACGGCTTTCTCGACACCGGTGCGGACACGCAGTTCGTGCGGGTCGATGCGCTGCGGGCCACGGTCCGTCCCGACCCGGGCCCGGCCCTGGACGCCGACGTTGCCAGCACCCATCTGCAAACCGGCCTGACGACACCGTGGCGCGACTCGCTCGTTGCCCTCGTCGACGGCGGCCTCGCCCACCTCTTCCACGCCCGCTTCCGCCCCGTACCGGGAGGCACCTACCGCCTGGCGGTCACCCGTTCCGACGGCGCCCGCACCGAGGCCCGGGTCACCGTCCCGCCCGTACCCGACGTTCTCGCCGAAACGATCGAGACCGGCACCGGCTCCCTCACCCAGCAGGTCACCCTGCTGGACGTCTCCTGCCCCGTTGAAAACGTCCGCCTGACCTACCGCCTGGCCTCGGCCCGCACCGGCGCCGTCCAGCCCCTGACGATCGAATACGGAGACGCGGGCCACCCCCACGACCAGGGATGGCAGCTCCAGATCCTGCTCAGCCGCGACCGCGACCTCCTGCTGCGCCGCTTCCAGCGCATCGACGACGCCGACACCACGATCCTGTTTCTCGGCCTGCAGATGGACTTTTCCCTGCCCAGCCCGGAATGGGCGAACCCGGACGAGAGCCCCAACATCACCGGCGGGTACGGTTTCTTCGGTGCGGTCGGCCGGTACGCCGTCGCCTGGCCGCTGGAGGCCGCCACCGTCGAAGCGCTCGGCTTCATCGACCGCCAGACCACCCCCTGA